In a genomic window of Deinococcus radiotolerans:
- the kynU gene encoding kynureninase, giving the protein MTTLTLPDHLMALDARDPLAHKRSEFHLPRGVVYLDGNSLGALPRRVPERVAQVAQGEWGEQLIRSWTAGAEEGRDWMALPDRVAAKIARLIGAAPHEVAVGDSTSVNTFKVLAAALGVAQPGRRIILTDAENFPTDLYVAQGLNALLGGTLELRRVPADDIETHLTDDVAVLLLTQVDYRTGRRLDLKGITAQAQAKGTVTVWDLAHSAGAFPVDLNGAGADFAVGCGYKFLNGGPGAPAFLFAAERHHAQAPVAISGWMGHADPFEMARDFTPAPGARRFVAGTPMVLSLSALDEALDVFADVDMEALRAKSLSLTDTFIELLEPLTARFPLTLVTPLDHARRGSQVSYRHPQAREVMADLIAAGIIGDFRTPDILRFGFTPLYHSHADVWQAARGVQAALEARA; this is encoded by the coding sequence GTGACCACCCTGACCCTGCCCGACCACCTGATGGCCCTGGACGCCCGCGACCCGCTGGCCCATAAACGCAGCGAATTTCACCTGCCGCGCGGGGTGGTGTACCTCGACGGCAACAGCCTGGGCGCGCTGCCCCGCCGCGTCCCTGAACGCGTGGCGCAGGTCGCGCAGGGCGAGTGGGGCGAGCAGCTGATCCGCTCCTGGACCGCCGGAGCCGAGGAGGGCCGCGACTGGATGGCCCTGCCGGACCGGGTGGCCGCCAAGATTGCCCGACTGATCGGCGCCGCGCCGCACGAGGTGGCGGTGGGCGACTCGACCAGCGTGAACACCTTCAAGGTGCTCGCCGCGGCGCTGGGCGTGGCGCAGCCGGGCCGCCGCATAATCCTGACCGACGCGGAGAACTTCCCCACGGACCTGTACGTCGCCCAGGGCCTGAACGCGCTGCTGGGCGGCACGCTGGAACTGCGCCGCGTGCCCGCGGACGACATTGAAACGCACCTGACGGACGACGTGGCGGTCCTGCTGCTGACGCAGGTGGATTACCGCACCGGCCGCCGGCTGGACCTGAAGGGCATCACGGCGCAGGCCCAGGCAAAGGGCACCGTGACCGTGTGGGACCTGGCGCACTCCGCGGGCGCGTTCCCGGTGGACCTGAACGGCGCGGGAGCGGATTTCGCGGTGGGCTGCGGGTACAAGTTCCTGAACGGCGGTCCCGGCGCGCCCGCGTTCCTGTTCGCCGCCGAGCGGCACCACGCGCAGGCCCCGGTGGCCATCAGCGGCTGGATGGGGCACGCCGACCCCTTCGAGATGGCCCGCGACTTCACGCCCGCGCCCGGCGCGCGCCGCTTCGTGGCGGGTACGCCCATGGTCCTGAGCCTGAGCGCGCTGGATGAGGCGCTGGATGTGTTCGCGGACGTGGACATGGAGGCCCTGCGGGCCAAGAGCCTGTCCCTGACCGACACGTTCATCGAACTGCTCGAGCCCCTGACGGCCCGCTTCCCGCTGACGCTGGTCACGCCGCTGGACCACGCGCGGCGCGGCTCGCAGGTCAGTTACCGCCACCCGCAGGCGCGCGAGGTGATGGCCGACCTGATCGCCGCCGGGATCATCGGGGACTTCCGCACGCCGGACATCCTGCGCTTCGGGTTCACGCCCCTGTACCACTCGCACGCGGACGTGTGGCAGGCTGCGCGGGGCGTGCAGGCCGCGCTGGAGGCCCGCGCATGA
- a CDS encoding tryptophan 2,3-dioxygenase, whose protein sequence is MTGQPARPGAPDRDAPEQAYTDFTRSLSYGDYLQLDVLKSAHRPVTAAHDEHLFIAVHHVSEVWLDLIIRELRAAMDQLARGITDAPQKGLSRVVRAQEQLTNAWEVLKTMTPADYLQFRSAFGQASGFQSASYRMVEFLLGNRHAVLLRPHEHRPDLIGPLREVIEAPSVYDLTLRLMHARGLSVPDEVLNRDLTLPPVLNETVLDSWLTVYQNPETYWDLYELAEKLLDVEDNFRRWRFNHLTTVERTIGFKRGSGGTSGAGYLRRALETVLFPELWEVRTRL, encoded by the coding sequence ATGACGGGACAGCCCGCACGGCCCGGCGCGCCCGACCGGGACGCGCCCGAACAGGCGTACACGGACTTCACCCGCAGCCTCAGCTACGGCGACTACCTGCAACTGGACGTGCTGAAAAGTGCGCACCGCCCGGTCACGGCCGCGCACGACGAGCACCTCTTCATCGCGGTGCATCACGTTTCGGAAGTGTGGCTGGACCTGATCATCCGCGAGCTGCGCGCCGCGATGGACCAGCTCGCGCGCGGCATCACGGACGCGCCCCAGAAGGGCCTGTCTCGCGTGGTGCGCGCCCAGGAGCAGCTCACGAACGCCTGGGAAGTCCTCAAAACCATGACCCCGGCTGACTACCTGCAGTTCCGCAGCGCGTTCGGGCAGGCGTCCGGCTTTCAGAGCGCGTCGTACCGCATGGTGGAGTTCCTGCTGGGGAACCGCCACGCGGTGCTGCTGCGCCCGCACGAGCACCGCCCGGACCTGATCGGGCCGCTGCGTGAGGTGATTGAGGCCCCCAGCGTGTACGACCTGACGCTGCGCCTGATGCACGCGCGCGGCCTGAGTGTCCCGGACGAGGTCCTGAACCGCGACCTGACGCTGCCGCCCGTGCTGAACGAGACGGTGCTGGACTCCTGGCTGACCGTGTACCAGAACCCGGAAACGTACTGGGACCTGTACGAACTGGCCGAGAAGCTGCTGGACGTGGAGGACAACTTCCGCCGCTGGCGCTTCAATCACCTGACGACCGTGGAGCGCACCATCGGGTTCAAGCGCGGTTCGGGCGGCACGAGTGGCGCCGGGTACCTGCGCCGCGCGCTGGAGACCGTGCTGTTCCCGGAACTGTGGGAAGTCCGCACGCGCCTGTGA
- a CDS encoding CopD family protein yields the protein MPVLAALAFLGLTLLAAPLAAAAQRVRVPPTLPAAGLLLLAAAWAAQVAVTLNALGLGAGDAPAFITDTGTGRAMLTGLLGGTLLLAAWVARAPALTLLPGALLLAWGASGVGHGAGHTLWIRGLHALHLSAMGVWLGGVLSLTVARPLTARAAARFTPLAAGSVAVLAGTGLLMAHEHLPTLAEWFSTRYGQTLLLKLALVALALGAATLVRRAFARQDRRVRLLLAREALLLLAVLGVTGVLSTTDPLGHATHSQGQSPGPGRAR from the coding sequence GTGCCCGTTCTCGCCGCGCTGGCCTTCCTGGGCCTGACCCTGCTCGCTGCGCCGCTGGCCGCGGCGGCGCAGCGCGTGCGGGTGCCGCCCACGCTGCCCGCGGCGGGCCTGCTGCTGCTGGCCGCCGCGTGGGCCGCGCAGGTGGCCGTGACCCTGAATGCCCTGGGGCTGGGTGCCGGGGACGCCCCCGCGTTCATCACGGACACGGGGACCGGCCGGGCCATGCTGACCGGCCTGCTGGGCGGCACGCTGCTGCTCGCGGCGTGGGTGGCGCGCGCGCCCGCTCTGACGCTGCTGCCCGGGGCGCTGCTGCTGGCGTGGGGCGCGTCCGGGGTGGGGCACGGCGCGGGGCACACCCTGTGGATTCGCGGCCTGCACGCCCTGCACCTGAGTGCCATGGGTGTCTGGCTGGGCGGGGTGCTCAGCCTGACCGTGGCCCGGCCCCTGACGGCGCGCGCCGCCGCGCGCTTCACGCCTCTGGCGGCGGGCAGTGTGGCCGTGCTGGCCGGGACGGGCCTCCTGATGGCGCACGAGCACCTGCCCACCCTGGCCGAGTGGTTCAGCACCCGCTACGGGCAGACGCTGCTGCTGAAACTCGCGCTGGTGGCGCTGGCGCTGGGCGCGGCCACCCTGGTGCGGCGCGCCTTCGCGCGGCAGGACCGGCGGGTGCGGCTGCTGCTGGCCCGCGAGGCCCTGCTGCTGCTGGCCGTGCTGGGCGTCACCGGCGTGCTCAGCACCACCGACCCGCTGGGCCACGCCACGCACAGTCAGGGCCAGTCCCCCGGTCCAGGCAGAGCGCGCTGA
- a CDS encoding glycerate kinase type-2 family protein, whose product MRDLLLDVFHGALNATRADSLTAPHLPGTAPDFILSVGKAGAGMLGAALTRFPGVPALLVVPDGAAGGPWLAGVEVREAGHPAPDERSVAAARRALEVFRSLGPDARVLALLSGGGSALLCAPRGVTLAQKVDVSGELMRAGADIAALNVVRRALSDVKGGRLAAATRAQVETLILSDVVGDDPAVIASGPTVPGRTTPADALAVLDRFGVAAPEVRAALNQPVNGTPPVRPAGPVRMIGGNRDLLAAAAQQLAARGVTPVILGDTFTGEARELASFHAALCRSVMQHGLPWAAPVALVSGGEATVTVRGAGRGGRNTEFALALGLALEDGGVHALSAGSDGVDGTSGGAGALLTPHTLHRARAAGLDARAALDANDSGSLFAALGDLIPARPSGQNLNDLRIILVGGGRGMNG is encoded by the coding sequence ATGCGTGACCTGCTGCTCGACGTGTTCCATGGCGCCCTGAACGCAACCCGCGCGGACAGCCTCACGGCGCCGCACCTGCCCGGCACAGCCCCGGACTTCATCCTGAGCGTCGGGAAGGCAGGAGCCGGCATGCTGGGCGCCGCCCTGACGCGCTTTCCTGGCGTGCCCGCGCTGCTGGTCGTGCCGGACGGCGCGGCGGGCGGCCCGTGGCTCGCCGGGGTGGAGGTGCGTGAGGCGGGCCACCCGGCGCCGGATGAGCGCAGCGTGGCCGCCGCCCGGCGGGCGCTGGAGGTCTTCAGGTCGCTGGGGCCGGACGCGCGGGTGCTGGCGCTGCTGTCCGGGGGCGGATCGGCACTGCTGTGCGCGCCGCGCGGCGTGACCCTGGCGCAGAAGGTGGACGTGTCCGGGGAGCTCATGCGGGCCGGGGCAGACATTGCCGCCCTGAACGTGGTCCGCCGGGCCCTATCGGACGTGAAGGGCGGGCGGCTGGCCGCGGCCACGCGGGCGCAGGTGGAGACCCTGATCCTCAGCGACGTGGTGGGCGACGATCCGGCGGTGATTGCCAGCGGGCCCACGGTGCCCGGCCGGACGACACCCGCGGACGCCCTGGCCGTGCTGGATCGGTTCGGTGTGGCGGCGCCCGAAGTGCGGGCGGCCCTGAACCAGCCCGTGAACGGGACGCCGCCTGTCAGGCCCGCCGGGCCGGTCCGGATGATCGGGGGGAACCGAGATCTGCTCGCCGCGGCGGCCCAGCAGCTCGCGGCGCGGGGCGTGACGCCGGTGATCCTGGGCGATACGTTCACCGGGGAGGCAAGAGAACTCGCCAGTTTTCACGCCGCGCTGTGCCGCTCTGTGATGCAGCATGGGTTGCCGTGGGCCGCGCCAGTGGCCCTGGTATCCGGTGGGGAGGCGACCGTGACCGTGCGGGGCGCCGGGCGCGGCGGTCGAAACACGGAGTTCGCCCTGGCACTCGGGCTGGCGCTGGAAGACGGCGGTGTCCACGCCCTGTCAGCTGGGTCGGATGGCGTGGACGGCACGTCCGGCGGGGCGGGCGCGCTGCTCACGCCGCACACCCTGCACCGCGCCCGCGCTGCCGGACTGGACGCCCGGGCAGCGCTGGACGCCAACGACAGTGGCTCCCTGTTCGCCGCGCTGGGTGACCTGATCCCGGCGCGGCCCAGCGGGCAGAATCTGAACGACCTGCGCATCATCCTGGTCGGTGGCGGACGCGGAATGAATGGGTGA
- a CDS encoding NCS2 family permease has product MTSSPLSPLDRYFGLSAHGSSAAQEVRAGVTTFLTMSYILFVNPQLLSGAIPVPNAFVQLLMTTALAAAFGSLAMGLVARYPFAQAPGMGLNAFFAFTVVQGMGVPWQTALGAVFISGALFVLLSVLGARQAIVRAIPLGLKFAITGGIGAFLAFLGLRSAGIVVTNPATIVGLGTLTSPGALLTIAGLVITAALMVRQVKGAVLWGILLTSAAAILLRLPVFAGGPDGALQAFPGFGGRVLGIIDAPVWPASLVGQLDLAGALGLGLLSVVFTFFFVDFFDATGTLTGLAQKSGYLDAKGDMPRARRTFAMDGLAAMFGAFMGTSTTTAYVESASGIGEGGRTGLTAVTVGVLFLLSMFLWPLAAAIPAAATAPALILVGALMMDGVRHIDWDDLSESLPAFLTIVAMPLTFSIANGVSFGVITYCAVKVLAGRARQVSPILYGVAILLLARYAFLANE; this is encoded by the coding sequence TTGACCAGTTCCCCCCTTTCCCCCCTGGACCGGTACTTCGGCCTGAGCGCGCACGGCAGCAGCGCCGCGCAGGAGGTCCGCGCGGGCGTCACGACGTTCCTCACCATGAGTTACATCCTGTTCGTGAACCCGCAGCTGCTGTCCGGCGCGATTCCCGTGCCGAACGCGTTCGTGCAGCTCCTCATGACGACCGCGCTGGCCGCCGCGTTCGGCTCGCTGGCCATGGGCCTCGTGGCCCGCTACCCATTCGCTCAGGCGCCCGGCATGGGCCTGAACGCCTTTTTCGCATTCACGGTCGTGCAGGGCATGGGCGTGCCGTGGCAGACCGCGCTGGGCGCCGTGTTCATCTCGGGCGCCCTGTTCGTGCTGCTCAGTGTGCTGGGCGCCCGGCAGGCCATCGTGCGCGCCATCCCACTGGGCCTGAAGTTCGCGATCACCGGCGGGATCGGGGCGTTCCTGGCCTTCCTGGGTCTGCGCAGCGCCGGGATTGTCGTCACGAACCCCGCGACCATCGTGGGCCTGGGCACCCTCACCTCACCGGGCGCGCTGCTGACCATCGCGGGCCTGGTCATCACGGCGGCCCTGATGGTGCGGCAGGTGAAGGGCGCGGTGCTGTGGGGCATCCTGCTGACCAGCGCCGCCGCCATCCTCCTGCGCCTCCCCGTGTTCGCGGGCGGCCCGGACGGCGCATTGCAGGCCTTCCCCGGTTTCGGCGGGCGGGTGCTGGGCATCATTGACGCGCCGGTGTGGCCCGCCAGCCTGGTCGGGCAGCTGGACCTGGCCGGCGCGCTGGGCCTGGGTCTGCTGAGCGTGGTGTTCACGTTCTTTTTCGTGGATTTCTTCGACGCGACCGGCACCCTGACCGGCCTGGCGCAGAAAAGTGGCTACCTGGATGCCAAAGGTGATATGCCCCGCGCGCGGCGCACCTTCGCCATGGACGGCCTGGCCGCCATGTTCGGGGCGTTCATGGGCACCAGCACCACCACGGCGTACGTGGAGAGCGCCAGCGGCATCGGTGAGGGGGGCCGCACTGGCCTGACTGCCGTGACGGTCGGCGTGCTGTTCCTGCTCAGCATGTTCCTGTGGCCGCTGGCCGCCGCGATCCCGGCCGCCGCGACCGCCCCCGCGCTGATCCTAGTGGGCGCCCTGATGATGGACGGTGTGCGCCACATCGACTGGGATGACCTCAGCGAGAGCCTCCCCGCGTTCCTGACCATCGTGGCCATGCCGCTGACATTCAGCATCGCCAATGGCGTGAGTTTCGGCGTGATCACGTACTGCGCCGTGAAGGTCCTCGCCGGGCGCGCGCGGCAGGTCAGCCCGATCCTGTACGGCGTGGCCATCCTGCTCCTGGCCCGCTACGCCTTCCTGGCCAACGAGTAG
- a CDS encoding arsenate reductase ArsC: protein MTRVLILCTHNSARSQMAEGLTRAAAERLGVPLDVHSAGTEATRVKPEAITVMAERSIDLSRHTSKTLWDVPDAQNFEYVITVCDSAAGACPVYPGRTERRHYPFMDPSGGSLDRWRAVRDQLDAQFTAFVQALRDGREVPPSFADSAPVPLP, encoded by the coding sequence ATGACGCGCGTGTTGATCCTCTGTACGCATAATTCCGCCCGCAGCCAGATGGCCGAGGGCCTGACCCGCGCGGCGGCCGAGAGGCTGGGCGTGCCGCTGGACGTCCACTCGGCCGGGACTGAAGCCACCCGCGTCAAGCCCGAGGCGATCACGGTCATGGCCGAGCGCAGCATCGACCTGAGCCGCCACACCAGCAAGACCCTCTGGGACGTGCCGGACGCGCAGAACTTCGAGTACGTGATCACCGTGTGTGACAGCGCCGCCGGGGCCTGCCCGGTCTACCCGGGCCGCACCGAGCGCCGGCACTACCCGTTCATGGATCCGTCCGGCGGCAGCCTGGACCGCTGGCGGGCCGTGCGCGACCAGCTGGACGCCCAGTTCACGGCGTTCGTGCAGGCCCTGCGGGACGGGCGCGAGGTGCCGCCCAGCTTCGCGGACAGCGCGCCGGTTCCGCTGCCCTGA
- a CDS encoding PucR family transcriptional regulator yields the protein MSLTALRAALGLHPHGGEELLPDAEAAVRVLPGVPVGDVRAAFARLQAQALRPHLPDLRALLDSAQRALGHPQPEAALARWLAGVTGGEVTVRASWGDVVAHAGLAPDGAVSTEVPLAFERRPVGTLHLRAEPGWADLAALIAELLRLARLQAAAAGAARRRVGERQFEALLSGDAAHLPPGEAFMVAALRLDGPSPRSARAREARTAQLDVLCSVGEGFFYRRGVPCLTAVRVEGDGDVAAWLWPAGDGSGAPGLHDALLNATTASFRLGVSRPHASPASAAEALREAVQALTRAPGRGAATFTQPDPLRPLLDSPERAAHAADWQARLRAGDPDGKLAATLRAYLGHVGSLAALAQELNLHLNTLRYRLRRAEELLGGQLSDPAFLTRTYLAFQT from the coding sequence GTGTCACTCACGGCGCTGCGGGCGGCCCTGGGCCTCCACCCTCACGGAGGCGAGGAGCTGCTGCCGGACGCGGAGGCCGCCGTGCGGGTCCTGCCCGGCGTGCCAGTGGGCGACGTCCGTGCGGCGTTCGCCCGACTTCAGGCTCAGGCGCTGCGCCCTCATCTACCGGACCTGCGCGCCCTGCTGGACAGCGCGCAGCGGGCCCTGGGCCACCCGCAGCCGGAGGCGGCGCTGGCCCGCTGGCTGGCCGGGGTCACGGGCGGCGAGGTCACCGTCCGGGCCAGCTGGGGGGACGTGGTGGCGCACGCGGGGCTCGCCCCGGACGGCGCGGTGAGCACCGAGGTGCCCCTCGCGTTCGAGCGCCGCCCGGTGGGCACGCTGCACCTGCGCGCCGAGCCCGGCTGGGCGGACCTTGCCGCGCTCATCGCGGAACTCCTGCGCCTCGCGCGGCTTCAGGCGGCCGCGGCGGGCGCCGCGCGGCGCCGGGTGGGCGAGCGGCAGTTCGAGGCGCTGCTCTCCGGCGACGCCGCGCACCTGCCGCCCGGCGAGGCCTTTATGGTCGCCGCGCTGCGCCTTGACGGCCCCAGCCCCCGCTCGGCCCGCGCGCGCGAGGCCCGGACTGCGCAGCTGGACGTGCTGTGCAGCGTCGGCGAGGGTTTCTTCTACCGCCGGGGCGTGCCGTGCCTGACCGCGGTACGCGTTGAGGGTGACGGCGACGTGGCCGCGTGGCTGTGGCCCGCTGGGGACGGCAGCGGCGCACCGGGCCTGCACGACGCGCTGCTGAACGCCACCACCGCGTCCTTCCGCCTGGGCGTGAGCCGACCGCACGCCAGTCCGGCCTCGGCCGCCGAGGCCCTGCGCGAGGCGGTGCAGGCCCTGACGCGCGCGCCGGGACGTGGGGCGGCGACCTTCACTCAGCCTGACCCGCTGCGGCCCCTGCTGGACAGCCCCGAGCGGGCCGCGCACGCTGCGGACTGGCAGGCGCGGCTGCGCGCCGGGGACCCCGACGGGAAGCTGGCGGCCACGCTGCGCGCGTACCTGGGCCACGTGGGCTCCCTGGCGGCGCTGGCGCAGGAGCTGAACCTGCACCTGAACACCCTGCGGTACCGGCTGCGCCGCGCCGAGGAGCTGCTGGGCGGGCAGCTGAGCGATCCGGCCTTCCTGACCCGCACGTACCTCGCGTTTCAGACCTGA
- the hpaE gene encoding 5-carboxymethyl-2-hydroxymuconate semialdehyde dehydrogenase yields the protein MTVTTPSPQGALHDRLRTPLLHFIGGQWVPAQSGETFDFHAPADNRVLGQAASGDARDMDRAAQAAHAAFPAWRALSGKKRRALLYRVADLIEARAHDIAVAESTDTGQPIRFMKSAAVRAAENFRFFADRAEGAQDGLSLPTEGFLNYTVRQPIGPVGVITPWNTPFMLSSWKIAPALAAGCTVVHKPAEWSPVTATILAEIMHEAGIPAGVVNLVHGFGETAGKALTEHPLIKAIAFIGESRTGSLIQKQGADTLKRVHLELGGKNPVVVFDDADLSRALDAAIFMIYSLNGQRCTSSSRLLVQRGVHDQFVEQLAARVANIRVGDPLDPATEVGPLIHPRQFEKVCSYFDAARADGATIKVGGERIGDTGNYVRPTLFTDARNDMRIAQEEIFGPVLTVIPFDTDEDALRLANDVPYGLAAYLWTNDLTRAHTFAHGLDSGMIWVNSENVRHLPTPFGGMKASGIGRDGGDYSFDFYMETKNVAINLSGHRAQQLGMPGTPQNKEN from the coding sequence ATGACCGTCACCACCCCGTCCCCCCAAGGCGCCCTGCACGACCGCCTGCGCACACCCCTGCTGCACTTCATCGGCGGGCAGTGGGTGCCCGCGCAGTCCGGCGAGACCTTCGACTTCCACGCCCCAGCCGATAACCGCGTGCTGGGCCAGGCCGCCAGCGGTGACGCCCGCGACATGGACCGCGCCGCGCAGGCCGCGCACGCCGCGTTCCCCGCCTGGCGGGCGCTGAGCGGCAAGAAACGCCGCGCGCTGCTGTACCGCGTGGCGGACCTGATCGAGGCGCGCGCGCACGACATCGCCGTGGCCGAGAGCACCGATACGGGGCAGCCCATCCGCTTCATGAAGAGTGCCGCCGTGCGCGCCGCCGAGAACTTCCGCTTCTTCGCCGACCGCGCCGAGGGCGCCCAGGACGGCCTGAGCCTGCCCACCGAGGGCTTCCTGAACTACACCGTCCGCCAGCCCATCGGGCCGGTCGGCGTGATCACCCCGTGGAACACGCCGTTCATGCTGAGTTCCTGGAAGATCGCGCCTGCCCTGGCCGCCGGGTGCACGGTCGTGCACAAGCCCGCCGAGTGGAGCCCCGTGACCGCCACGATCCTCGCCGAGATCATGCACGAGGCCGGGATTCCCGCTGGTGTGGTGAACCTCGTGCACGGCTTCGGTGAGACCGCCGGGAAGGCCCTGACCGAGCACCCCCTGATTAAAGCCATCGCTTTCATTGGGGAGAGCCGCACCGGGAGCCTCATCCAGAAGCAGGGCGCGGACACCCTCAAGCGCGTGCACCTCGAACTGGGCGGGAAGAACCCGGTCGTGGTGTTCGACGACGCCGACCTGAGCCGCGCGCTGGACGCCGCAATCTTCATGATCTACTCCCTGAACGGGCAGCGCTGCACGAGTTCCAGTCGCCTGCTCGTGCAGCGTGGCGTGCATGACCAGTTTGTCGAGCAGCTTGCGGCGCGCGTGGCGAACATCCGCGTGGGGGACCCCCTGGACCCCGCCACCGAGGTCGGGCCCCTGATTCACCCCCGGCAGTTCGAGAAGGTCTGCTCGTACTTCGACGCAGCCCGCGCGGACGGCGCGACCATCAAGGTCGGCGGCGAGCGCATCGGCGACACCGGGAACTACGTGCGCCCCACCCTCTTCACAGACGCCCGCAACGACATGCGGATCGCGCAGGAAGAGATCTTCGGGCCCGTCCTCACGGTCATCCCGTTCGACACGGACGAGGACGCGCTGCGCCTCGCCAATGACGTGCCGTACGGTCTCGCGGCGTACCTGTGGACGAACGACCTGACCCGCGCGCACACCTTCGCGCACGGCCTGGACAGCGGCATGATCTGGGTGAACAGCGAGAACGTCCGCCACCTGCCCACCCCGTTCGGCGGCATGAAGGCCAGCGGCATCGGCCGCGACGGCGGCGACTACTCCTTCGACTTCTACATGGAAACGAAGAACGTCGCCATCAACCTCAGTGGCCACCGCGCCCAGCAGCTCGGGATGCCGGGCACGCCCCAGAACAAGGAGAATTGA
- the hpaB gene encoding 4-hydroxyphenylacetate 3-monooxygenase, oxygenase component → MARTGQQFLDRLRQNPPNLYIDGQRVEDATTHPATRNIAHSLAGLYDLQHDPRYRDVLTFEEDGEQHATAFMVPRTKEDLRRIGEAHRIRANYSLGTLGRAPDYMNTNVMAAGMASAYFDQCESSGEPGSGRNFSENMRRYFEYVRDHDLCLTHALTNPQVNRSKQASELPDPYIAMGIVEETEAGVIVRGARMLATLPIADEILIFPSTVIKENGDRSRYAIGFGLPTNTPGLYFQCREPFDLGRDVEDHPLSSRFDEQDAFVIFDDVLVPWERVFLMYDMTLANQAYAKTDAVLHMAYQVVNQKVSKTEAFLGLAQSIVDTVGSGQFQHVQSKVSEIIVTLEIMKALQVAAVEGAQLNAYGVMTPARGPLDAARNYYPAIYPRLNEIIQLLGASGIIMMPGKADREGPLGAFIEKHLQATNASAEERLKLFRLAWDLTLSSFGARQNLYEKHFFGDPVRMHSALYEVYDKAPYVQRIREFIHQTSPDQTNPDQTKTVAAD, encoded by the coding sequence ATGGCCCGTACCGGACAGCAGTTCCTCGACCGCCTGCGCCAGAACCCGCCCAACCTGTACATCGACGGGCAGCGGGTGGAGGACGCCACCACGCACCCCGCCACGCGCAACATCGCCCACTCCCTGGCGGGGCTGTACGACCTGCAGCACGACCCACGCTACCGTGACGTGCTGACCTTCGAGGAGGACGGCGAGCAGCACGCGACCGCGTTCATGGTGCCCCGCACCAAAGAGGACCTGCGCCGGATCGGCGAGGCGCACCGCATCCGCGCGAACTACTCGCTGGGTACGCTGGGCCGCGCGCCGGATTACATGAACACGAACGTCATGGCCGCCGGGATGGCCAGCGCGTACTTCGACCAGTGCGAATCGAGCGGCGAGCCCGGCTCGGGCCGGAACTTCAGCGAGAACATGCGCCGCTACTTCGAGTACGTGCGCGACCACGACCTGTGCCTCACGCACGCCCTGACGAATCCGCAGGTGAACCGCAGCAAGCAGGCCAGTGAACTGCCCGACCCGTACATCGCCATGGGCATCGTCGAGGAAACTGAGGCCGGTGTGATCGTGCGCGGCGCGCGGATGCTCGCCACCCTTCCCATCGCGGACGAGATCCTGATCTTCCCGTCGACCGTTATCAAGGAAAACGGGGACCGCAGCCGCTACGCCATCGGCTTCGGGCTGCCCACGAACACGCCGGGCCTGTACTTCCAGTGCCGCGAGCCCTTCGACCTGGGCCGCGACGTGGAAGACCACCCGCTGTCCAGCCGCTTCGACGAGCAGGACGCGTTCGTGATCTTCGACGACGTCCTCGTGCCGTGGGAGCGGGTGTTCCTGATGTACGACATGACCCTCGCCAACCAGGCCTACGCCAAGACTGACGCCGTGCTGCACATGGCGTACCAGGTCGTGAACCAGAAGGTCAGCAAGACCGAGGCGTTCCTGGGTCTCGCGCAGAGCATCGTGGACACCGTCGGCAGCGGGCAGTTCCAGCACGTGCAGAGCAAGGTCAGCGAGATCATCGTGACCCTGGAGATCATGAAGGCCCTGCAGGTGGCCGCCGTGGAGGGCGCGCAGCTCAACGCCTACGGCGTCATGACCCCCGCACGCGGCCCGCTGGACGCCGCGCGGAACTACTACCCGGCGATCTACCCGCGCCTGAACGAGATCATCCAGCTCCTCGGCGCCTCCGGGATCATCATGATGCCCGGCAAGGCCGACCGCGAGGGGCCGCTGGGGGCGTTCATCGAGAAGCACCTCCAGGCCACGAATGCCAGCGCCGAGGAGCGGCTGAAACTCTTCCGCCTCGCGTGGGACCTGACCCTGAGCAGCTTCGGCGCGCGGCAGAACCTGTACGAGAAGCACTTCTTCGGCGACCCGGTCCGCATGCACAGCGCCCTGTACGAGGTGTACGACAAGGCGCCCTACGTGCAGCGCATCCGCGAGTTCATCCACCAGACCAGCCCTGACCAGACCAACCCCGACCAGACCAAAACCGTGGCGGCGGACTGA